The Vanessa atalanta chromosome 24, ilVanAtal1.2, whole genome shotgun sequence genome has a segment encoding these proteins:
- the LOC125073275 gene encoding histone-arginine methyltransferase CARMER has translation MANTFRGVTVSAVNNDGALTPRFNFPTNVNVDYDPQGLSVKVIRADPVLAQEVLEFPVHSQSECSRVAGQSYIFTIDNETLFFKFASDVDCQNFHLLVSKIKAGRSSSVFTVRTEDSSAMQYFQFYGYLSQQQNMMQDYVRTSTYQRAILSNINDFKNKVVLDVGAGSGILSFFAAQAGARKVYAVEASNMAHHAQALVRANGLHDRITVVAGKIEEIELPESVDVIISEPMGYMLYNERMLETYLHAKKWLKPNGNMYPTRGDLHIAPFTDDALFMEQYNKANFWYQACFHGVDLSALRTAAMKEYFRQPIVDTFDVRICMSRSVRHVVDFLNANETDLHRIEVPFRFELTQSGTCHGLAFWFDVLFAGTTQHIWLSTAPTEPLTHWYQVRCLLETPIFAKQGQVLTGRVLLLANKRQSYDVTMDINLEGTNISSSNTLDLKNPYFRYTGAPAAPPPGVNTTSPSESYWNSIESAGSLSNGQGVILTDGTQQYCSTPDQTIAYGAHPNMIKTVMLQEEFIKRIGISQNGDI, from the coding sequence ATGGCGAACACGTTTCGCGGTGTGACGGTTTCCGCCGTCAATAATGACGGTGCTCTAACTCCGCGCTTCAACTTTCCTACAAACGTAAACGTGGATTACGACCCGCAAGGTCTAAGTGTAAAAGTGATACGTGCTGATCCTGTGCTGGCTCAGGAGGTGCTAGAGTTCCCCGTCCACAGCCAGAGCGAGTGTTCGCGAGTCGCCGgccaatcatatatttttactatagataatgagactttgttttttaagttCGCCTCTGATGTTGACTGTCAGAACTTCCATTTGCTTGTTAGTAAAATCAAAGCTGGTCGATCATCATCTGTGTTTACGGTGCGTACGGAAGACTCATCGGCGATGcaatattttcagttttatgGTTACTTGAGCCAGCAGCAGAACATGATGCAAGATTATGTGAGAACGAGCACGTATCAGCGAGCcatattatcaaatatcaatGATTTCAAAAATAAGGTAGTTCTAGATGTCGGCGCTGGTTCTGGTATCTTATCCTTCTTCGCGGCGCAGGCGGGCGCTCGTAAGGTTTATGCTGTCGAAGCTAGCAACATGGCGCATCACGCGCAAGCCCTGGTTCGAGCTAACGGCCTGCATGATCGCATCACAGTCGTCGCGGGAAAAATAGAGGAAATAGAACTGCCGGAAAGCGTAGATGTTATTATTTCTGAACCCATGGGCTACATGCTGTACAATGAACGAATGCTAGAAACCTACTTACATgctaagaaatggttaaaaccGAACGGTAATATGTATCCTACGCGTGGTGATTTACATATAGCACCATTCACAGATGATGCTTTGTTCATGGAGCAATATAACAAGGCAAACTTCTGGTACCAAGCGTGTTTCCATGGAGTCGATCTCAGTGCATTACGCACAGCTGCAATGAAGGAATACTTCAGACAACCCATTGTTGATACGTTTGATGTACGTATATGTATGTCGCGATCGGTGAGACATGTTGTAGACTTTTTAAATGCCAATGAAACAGACTTACATCGCATCGAAGTGCCATTCAGATTTGAATTAACTCAATCTGGAACTTGCCATGGTCTTGCGTTCTGGTTTGATGTGCTATTTGCGGGCACCACTCAGCATATATGGTTGTCTACAGCACCAACAGAGCCACTTACTCATTGGTATCAAGTGAGATGCCTTCTAGAGACACCAATTTTCGCAAAACAAGGCCAAGTTCTCACAGGGCGTGTGCTTTTATTAGCTAATAAGAGACAGAGTTATGATGTTACAATGGACATAAATTTGGAGGGAACAAATATTTCCTCTTCAAACACATTAGACTTAAAGAATCCCTACTTCAGATATACAGGTGCACCTGCTGCTCCACCACCAGGAGTTAATACAACATCCCCGAGTGAGTCATACTGGAACTCTATTGAGTCAGCTGGATCTTTAAGCAATGGTCAGGGTGTTATCTTAACTGATGGTACACAGCAGTACTGTTCCACACCCGACCAGACCATTGCATATGGAGCCCACCCCAACATGATTAAAACAGTGATGCTTCAAGAGGAATTCATAAAGAGGATCGGGATTAGTCAAAACGGCGATATATAA